In Synechococcus sp. KORDI-52, one genomic interval encodes:
- a CDS encoding DUF4090 family protein, translating into MAIAGPDGVDAAIKAGVDLDGSPIPEAMLVLYNQVMDLESQRARSGVLKSMRNRVVKTGAKHFDQETLNQKLQEAGWDGLKAKEIAFFYG; encoded by the coding sequence ATGGCCATTGCCGGACCCGATGGTGTCGATGCCGCCATCAAAGCGGGTGTCGATCTCGATGGAAGTCCAATCCCTGAAGCGATGCTCGTGCTCTACAACCAGGTGATGGATCTGGAGAGTCAGCGCGCTCGCAGTGGTGTTCTGAAATCGATGCGCAACCGGGTGGTCAAGACCGGAGCCAAGCATTTCGACCAGGAAACGCTCAATCAGAAGCTCCAGGAGGCGGGATGGGACGGTCTCAAGGCCAAGGAGATCGCCTTCTTCTACGGATGA
- a CDS encoding DUF2237 family protein, with amino-acid sequence MSSSSPEFPPARNVLGDPLQSCSCEPMTGWYRNGLCQTDPSDLGQHSICCVMTEQFLSYSKAQGNDLITPMPAFQFPGLKPGDHWCVCAPRWKQAYEDGVAPLVRLEATEDTALTVVGLEQLKQHAHQSID; translated from the coding sequence ATGTCCAGCAGCAGCCCCGAATTTCCGCCGGCCAGGAACGTTCTTGGCGACCCACTGCAGAGTTGCAGTTGTGAGCCGATGACAGGTTGGTATCGCAATGGTCTCTGTCAAACCGATCCATCGGATCTCGGCCAACACAGCATCTGTTGCGTGATGACTGAGCAATTTCTCAGTTACAGCAAGGCCCAGGGCAATGACCTGATCACCCCGATGCCCGCCTTTCAGTTCCCGGGCTTGAAACCAGGGGACCACTGGTGCGTCTGTGCACCACGCTGGAAGCAGGCTTACGAGGATGGCGTCGCACCACTGGTGCGCTTGGAGGCCACGGAAGACACGGCCCTGACCGTGGTGGGCCTTGAGCAGCTGAAGCAGCACGCTCACCAATCGATCGACTGA
- a CDS encoding SDR family NAD(P)-dependent oxidoreductase produces MVEAASTTWVGLALVVGPGGIGSAVATELKRTCPDLKVLTAGRHGPPESTLQLDIEKDSDLDQLSSSLHAEGLPLRLVFNCSGRLHGPGLQPEKRLQQVERSQLEQQFGINAMAPILLAKAIEPLLQRDQPFHFASLSARVGSIGDNRSGGWYGYRAAKAAQNQLLRCLSIEWARRWPLATVSLLHPGTTDTDLSRPFQSFVAPDKLFSPERAAQQLVEVLLQQTPEQSGAFLAWDGQSIDW; encoded by the coding sequence ATGGTCGAAGCAGCCTCGACCACTTGGGTTGGCTTGGCCCTGGTGGTTGGCCCCGGCGGGATCGGATCGGCTGTGGCAACAGAACTGAAGCGCACCTGCCCTGATCTGAAGGTGCTGACGGCCGGACGTCATGGACCGCCTGAATCCACACTGCAGCTGGATATCGAGAAGGACAGTGATCTGGATCAACTGAGCTCAAGCCTGCATGCGGAGGGTCTCCCCCTGCGTTTGGTGTTCAACTGCAGCGGACGCCTGCACGGGCCAGGGCTTCAACCGGAAAAACGTCTTCAACAGGTCGAGCGATCCCAATTGGAGCAGCAATTCGGCATCAATGCCATGGCTCCGATCCTGCTGGCCAAGGCGATCGAGCCTTTACTGCAGCGGGATCAACCGTTCCATTTCGCCAGCCTCAGCGCTCGCGTGGGCAGCATCGGCGACAACCGCAGCGGGGGCTGGTACGGCTACAGAGCAGCAAAGGCGGCACAGAACCAGCTGCTGCGCTGCCTGAGCATTGAATGGGCCCGCCGCTGGCCCTTAGCCACCGTGAGCCTGTTGCATCCCGGCACGACGGACACAGACCTGTCCCGTCCGTTCCAGAGCTTCGTGGCACCGGACAAACTTTTCTCTCCAGAACGGGCCGCTCAGCAGTTGGTGGAGGTGTTGCTTCAGCAGACCCCTGAACAATCAGGGGCTTTTCTGGCCTGGGACGGTCAGTCGATCGATTGGTGA
- a CDS encoding SpoIID/LytB domain-containing protein encodes MPSHRRFWPPAALGALLMVGWVIWSARPLPQRVDEEPISLLKLLDNEASGKTQASPRSSTSQQPPHVVPKLPPADDATIPLAIRVGLISQSPVRTFSPGRNVLCRNQENMEIPAQQLGNTIAESKHKEIHCSGGPVQINQRRYLGDVSLFRGQPDWLAVVSLDLETYVASVVGAEMPSQWHQEALKAQAVAARSYALAHLARPATTRYHLGDTTRWQVFSGESSATEASRSATWETRGLILSYNGGIVESLYASNAQISAEAHGHLGASMSQTGAQQLARQGQPFNAILSRYYSGASLARLKWHDQ; translated from the coding sequence GTGCCGAGTCACCGTCGTTTCTGGCCCCCAGCAGCTCTTGGTGCCCTGCTCATGGTCGGCTGGGTGATCTGGTCTGCTCGCCCTCTACCGCAACGGGTGGATGAGGAGCCCATCAGCCTCTTGAAACTCCTCGACAACGAAGCGTCCGGCAAGACTCAAGCATCACCCCGTTCATCGACGTCGCAACAGCCGCCCCATGTCGTGCCGAAGCTGCCACCGGCCGACGATGCAACTATCCCCTTGGCGATCCGTGTGGGTCTGATCAGCCAGAGCCCGGTAAGAACCTTCTCGCCTGGCCGTAACGTCCTCTGCCGAAACCAGGAGAACATGGAGATCCCCGCGCAGCAGCTGGGGAACACGATTGCCGAATCGAAACATAAGGAGATTCATTGCTCAGGTGGTCCTGTTCAGATCAACCAGCGGCGCTATTTGGGAGATGTATCGCTGTTCAGAGGTCAGCCAGACTGGCTTGCTGTGGTTTCACTTGATCTGGAGACCTATGTGGCTTCTGTGGTTGGTGCCGAAATGCCCAGCCAATGGCATCAGGAAGCCTTGAAGGCACAAGCCGTGGCAGCCCGGTCCTATGCCTTAGCGCATCTCGCGAGACCAGCCACGACGAGGTATCACCTGGGCGATACAACCCGCTGGCAAGTGTTCTCAGGAGAGTCAAGTGCCACCGAGGCCAGTCGATCCGCAACCTGGGAGACCCGCGGACTCATCCTCAGTTACAACGGCGGCATTGTGGAGAGTCTCTACGCGTCGAACGCACAAATCAGTGCTGAAGCCCATGGTCATCTCGGCGCCAGCATGAGTCAAACCGGTGCACAGCAGCTCGCCCGTCAGGGGCAACCTTTCAATGCAATTCTCAGTAGATACTACTCAGGAGCCTCGCTGGCACGGTTGAAATGGCATGACCAATGA
- a CDS encoding DUF4922 domain-containing protein, translating to MTNDLLQKAKDVATAAQANGSLVPLETSLTHLIGQQGARFELRHLQSATPKHLQAEGPKPNPFLPWDQHLEVKRIGNSHAVILNKYPVQSAHMLLITKTWQPQSGWLSMEDWNALALVDAMTTGLWFFNSGPDAGASQPHRHLQLLPRAPGEPICARQTWFQRCAEGITSVEDEPLLRSSRVVKLASSLTGEKLHQVYLTLAEELELGTPEQNDRPQGAYNLLMSRDWMALIRRRREGIHGFNVNALGFAGSLLSTDASDRAWIERKGPEALLHAVADAVG from the coding sequence ATGACCAATGATCTGCTCCAAAAAGCGAAGGACGTCGCCACTGCAGCGCAGGCCAATGGATCCCTGGTACCGCTCGAAACCTCGCTCACACACCTGATAGGTCAGCAAGGTGCCCGCTTTGAACTGAGACATCTGCAGAGTGCAACCCCAAAACATCTGCAAGCGGAGGGACCCAAACCGAATCCATTCCTTCCCTGGGATCAACATCTCGAGGTGAAACGTATCGGGAATTCCCATGCAGTGATTCTCAACAAATACCCGGTTCAGTCCGCTCACATGCTGCTGATCACCAAAACCTGGCAACCTCAATCCGGTTGGTTGTCCATGGAGGATTGGAATGCCCTAGCTCTAGTCGATGCCATGACAACAGGTCTGTGGTTCTTCAACAGTGGGCCAGATGCAGGTGCCAGTCAGCCACACCGTCATCTGCAGTTGTTACCTCGAGCGCCAGGAGAACCGATCTGTGCCCGGCAGACTTGGTTTCAACGCTGCGCGGAGGGCATCACCTCGGTTGAGGATGAACCTCTCTTACGGAGCAGTCGCGTTGTCAAGTTGGCGTCGAGCCTGACCGGTGAAAAACTCCATCAAGTCTATTTGACTCTTGCTGAAGAGCTTGAGCTGGGTACACCGGAGCAGAACGATCGTCCACAGGGGGCTTACAACCTCTTGATGTCGAGGGATTGGATGGCCCTCATTCGACGAAGAAGGGAAGGCATACACGGCTTCAACGTCAATGCACTGGGCTTCGCGGGTTCCTTACTGAGTACGGATGCATCAGATCGTGCATGGATCGAGCGCAAGGGACCAGAGGCTCTGCTCCACGCAGTTGCTGACGCTGTTGGTTAA
- a CDS encoding sigma-70 family RNA polymerase sigma factor — MSKTGLGCQSWECLRKHPVNKACQTRRNRQVQDNLYLVKPIALHYAQQTGHDRDDLLQVGCLGLIKASNRFQPQRGTTFSSFAEPHIRGAILHFLRDGVGLIRLPRAVEEQAMRIKNGSEDGLSAADALAVHHYRNKRQWVELKDDIVDDQQEGIGLVERSETWMQVRAMIQNIESEERHALQMVVIEG, encoded by the coding sequence ATGTCAAAGACAGGCTTGGGCTGCCAGAGCTGGGAATGCCTCCGCAAGCATCCCGTGAACAAGGCCTGTCAGACGCGACGGAACCGACAGGTCCAGGACAACCTTTATTTGGTGAAACCCATTGCTCTGCATTACGCCCAACAGACGGGCCACGACCGCGATGACCTTCTCCAAGTGGGGTGCCTTGGACTGATCAAGGCCTCAAATCGCTTCCAGCCTCAGCGAGGGACCACATTTAGCAGCTTCGCCGAACCGCACATCCGAGGCGCCATTCTTCACTTCCTTCGGGACGGAGTTGGTTTGATTCGCCTACCGCGGGCCGTAGAGGAGCAAGCCATGCGAATCAAGAATGGCAGTGAAGATGGCCTGAGTGCAGCAGATGCATTGGCTGTGCACCATTACAGAAACAAGCGCCAATGGGTCGAATTGAAGGATGACATCGTCGATGACCAGCAGGAAGGAATCGGTCTTGTCGAACGATCTGAAACTTGGATGCAGGTCAGGGCGATGATTCAGAACATCGAATCAGAGGAACGACATGCTCTTCAGATGGTTGTGATCGAGGGGTGA
- a CDS encoding sigma factor-like helix-turn-helix DNA-binding protein has protein sequence MSLRQTAQQLGVSAMTVQRRVKRGLSSLARSLKEAQD, from the coding sequence GTGAGTCTGAGGCAGACAGCACAACAGCTTGGTGTCTCGGCAATGACCGTTCAACGGCGGGTCAAACGTGGGCTCAGCAGCCTTGCCCGCAGTTTGAAGGAAGCTCAGGACTGA
- a CDS encoding DUF3370 family protein, with protein sequence MSIRRVSALVLTCVSLAGGELLLQGSAEAYVALMAGQRARPLNGTFNNVPVLHSNQPEIVTGPGILVNTAPGSAIAAESNRPLRNAAYTFNGEFGVHMHHKYYPQDQAKLGGRRSRGLMTLALIATNPGSQPITLEFDRGSVKNSFEAPYHSNRLMGVKPLGKRPWNTGPGDATAVQLLRGELDRKLPERLVIPPRSRRVVVRTELPARGIANGLLRGRSNGPFTMAVVAAEQAGQDPDLFAVLQSGRLAPGRIYLNRIREIQLGRVFSRVAGVALGDAYKAEINHDLRQGPLHVPLTSTKRHHFGTRDIQVNPLTTRMVDSALNNIGTYGVRYDVTLNLTGSGPHQLVLSHPVVSGKKTFTAFRGSLQIVQDRTLQEVHVGMRSGESLALTDLNLAPGTSKPIKVSLVYPADATPGHLLSVVPVQQLAMLHRRQQQQRDAQLKLAETKSRKVGPKAVPPPPQAMPVVVRPAPVQLRPTPAPASAKPVVVPATTPRYGEVIRSQQQWLMQLQGR encoded by the coding sequence ATGAGTATCAGGCGAGTCTCAGCATTGGTCTTGACATGCGTCTCGCTGGCGGGGGGCGAGCTTCTTCTTCAAGGGTCTGCAGAGGCGTACGTCGCCTTGATGGCGGGGCAACGCGCTCGTCCTCTCAACGGAACCTTCAACAACGTTCCGGTCTTGCATTCCAACCAGCCGGAGATTGTCACCGGGCCAGGAATTCTGGTGAACACAGCCCCAGGTTCAGCCATCGCTGCCGAGTCCAACAGGCCACTTCGCAATGCCGCTTACACCTTCAACGGCGAGTTCGGCGTTCACATGCACCACAAGTATTACCCCCAGGATCAGGCCAAGCTGGGGGGACGTCGATCCAGGGGGTTGATGACCCTGGCGCTGATTGCTACGAATCCTGGATCACAGCCGATCACACTTGAATTCGACCGTGGGTCAGTCAAGAACAGCTTTGAGGCGCCTTACCACTCCAACCGTTTGATGGGCGTGAAACCCCTGGGCAAGCGTCCATGGAACACAGGGCCTGGGGATGCCACAGCTGTACAACTGTTGCGCGGTGAATTGGACCGCAAATTGCCTGAGCGACTCGTTATCCCTCCTCGCAGTCGACGCGTTGTCGTGCGGACTGAGCTCCCCGCCCGTGGCATCGCTAACGGACTTTTGAGGGGACGCAGTAATGGACCATTCACCATGGCTGTCGTTGCTGCAGAACAAGCTGGGCAGGATCCCGATCTCTTTGCGGTGCTTCAGTCCGGCCGCCTGGCACCGGGACGGATTTACCTCAACCGCATTCGTGAGATTCAGCTGGGTCGCGTCTTTTCCCGGGTGGCCGGCGTCGCGCTTGGCGACGCCTACAAGGCCGAAATCAACCACGATCTCCGCCAAGGTCCACTGCACGTACCCCTCACGAGCACAAAAAGACATCACTTCGGCACCCGTGACATTCAGGTCAATCCGTTGACCACTCGAATGGTGGATTCAGCTCTCAACAACATCGGCACTTACGGGGTGCGTTACGACGTCACCCTCAATCTGACCGGTTCGGGCCCCCATCAATTGGTGCTGAGTCATCCAGTCGTTTCAGGGAAGAAAACATTCACTGCTTTTCGTGGATCACTTCAGATTGTTCAGGACCGCACCCTCCAGGAAGTTCATGTCGGCATGCGCTCAGGGGAGAGCCTGGCCCTGACGGATCTCAACCTGGCTCCAGGCACCAGCAAACCAATCAAGGTGAGTCTGGTGTATCCAGCCGATGCCACCCCAGGACACCTGCTCAGTGTTGTTCCCGTGCAGCAGCTCGCCATGCTGCACCGTCGCCAACAACAGCAGCGGGATGCCCAGTTGAAACTTGCGGAGACCAAGTCCCGCAAAGTGGGACCCAAAGCAGTCCCACCACCTCCACAAGCCATGCCCGTTGTTGTGAGGCCAGCCCCAGTCCAGCTGAGACCAACACCAGCTCCCGCATCTGCAAAACCTGTTGTCGTGCCTGCCACCACCCCGCGCTACGGAGAGGTGATCCGATCGCAACAGCAGTGGTTGATGCAGCTGCAGGGTCGATAA
- a CDS encoding molecular chaperone DnaJ, translating to MVELIDQLKSEYGLRSRGRVIERLLQDLLPQLDASTDAEASPVEHDAAPTESATRSEEVTSLVLIGSLSQQSTTPESSTYEAGKAAASGPQGIDLPGFVSKRTSQLKATLRSPQALDAAQSDPLLSTVDPSDLNKASSAAEEHWRSLYGQPPGPTVIEAAMTWLARDVWSSTDASDGRPFTWSAANAAVETLCASWESRDPSLGQVMVVAGTLEDPFATSSLAERMPTLIRRFVNRFRRSRQVTSFETLESTMTVHGALKLLGLSTQAGTSVTLSSIREAYKQRALEEHPDAGGSTDAMRRLNEAYRLLRELYRNR from the coding sequence ATGGTCGAGTTGATCGATCAGCTCAAGAGTGAATACGGTCTTCGATCTCGGGGTCGAGTGATCGAGAGGCTGTTGCAGGATCTGCTGCCACAGCTCGATGCATCCACAGATGCTGAGGCAAGCCCCGTTGAGCACGATGCTGCACCGACGGAATCAGCCACCAGAAGCGAGGAAGTCACAAGCCTGGTTCTGATTGGTTCGCTCAGCCAGCAAAGCACGACGCCAGAGAGTTCAACGTATGAAGCAGGTAAGGCTGCAGCCAGCGGTCCACAGGGCATTGACCTTCCAGGGTTCGTCAGCAAGCGCACCAGTCAACTCAAAGCAACCCTACGGTCCCCCCAAGCACTGGATGCCGCTCAGAGCGATCCCTTGCTCTCAACTGTGGACCCCTCTGATTTGAACAAGGCCAGTTCCGCAGCCGAAGAACACTGGAGATCGCTCTATGGCCAACCACCGGGCCCAACAGTGATCGAAGCTGCCATGACCTGGCTGGCGCGTGATGTTTGGTCCAGCACGGATGCCAGTGATGGGCGTCCATTCACATGGTCTGCTGCGAATGCGGCAGTTGAGACGCTCTGTGCCAGCTGGGAATCCCGGGATCCGTCACTGGGTCAGGTGATGGTGGTCGCTGGAACTCTCGAGGACCCCTTTGCCACATCCTCCCTGGCGGAACGGATGCCGACATTGATCCGTCGTTTTGTAAATCGGTTCCGTCGCAGCCGCCAGGTGACATCCTTCGAAACCCTCGAATCCACGATGACGGTTCATGGAGCTCTCAAATTGCTGGGCTTGTCCACGCAAGCGGGTACCTCAGTCACCCTGAGCTCAATTCGTGAGGCTTACAAGCAACGGGCCCTTGAAGAGCATCCCGATGCTGGTGGTTCCACCGATGCGATGCGCCGACTCAATGAGGCCTATCGACTGCTGCGCGAGCTGTATCGGAACCGCTGA
- a CDS encoding YqhA family protein translates to MAARWIERRFERLIWKFRLISIVPVVLSLLGSVGCFVIGSVEVLSAFLVILRMPFSAKSIAAKTIAQMVGGVDYFVIGIALLIFGYGIYELVISDLDPRLEGGAEQHTNILSVNSLQSLKNNLSNVIVVGLIVAAFKKTIGFEVSSATDLLALCGSVALLALSAWLIVRSHGRDHKT, encoded by the coding sequence ATGGCCGCGCGTTGGATTGAAAGGCGGTTTGAGCGACTCATCTGGAAATTCCGGTTGATCAGCATTGTTCCGGTGGTGCTTAGCTTGCTTGGAAGTGTTGGCTGCTTCGTTATTGGGTCGGTTGAAGTGTTGAGCGCTTTTCTCGTGATTCTGCGCATGCCTTTCAGCGCTAAAAGCATTGCGGCCAAGACAATTGCTCAGATGGTGGGAGGTGTTGATTATTTCGTCATCGGCATTGCTTTGCTGATCTTTGGCTACGGCATCTACGAGCTGGTGATTTCAGACCTTGATCCACGCCTTGAAGGAGGTGCTGAGCAGCACACCAACATTCTTTCGGTGAACAGCCTTCAGAGCCTGAAGAACAATTTATCCAACGTGATCGTTGTTGGATTGATTGTCGCTGCATTCAAGAAAACGATTGGATTCGAGGTGAGCAGCGCCACTGATCTGTTGGCGCTGTGCGGTTCGGTGGCGCTCCTGGCCCTTAGTGCATGGCTGATCGTTCGCAGCCACGGAAGGGACCACAAGACGTGA
- a CDS encoding allophycocyanin subunit alpha-B gives MSVVRDLILQADDDLRYPTSGELRTMVDFLDQGAMRVSVVKVLTENEKKIVDESAKQLFGRKPDYVAPGGNAYGQRQRAQCLRDYSWYLRLITYGVLAGSTEMIQEIGLVGAREMYNSLGVPMPGMVEAMKCMKEASLSLLSEQQVKLASPYFDFLIQGMQTST, from the coding sequence ATGAGCGTTGTCCGGGATCTCATCCTCCAGGCCGATGACGATCTGCGGTATCCCACCAGCGGAGAACTCCGCACGATGGTGGATTTCCTTGACCAAGGCGCGATGCGCGTTTCTGTGGTCAAGGTTCTGACCGAGAACGAAAAGAAGATCGTCGACGAATCCGCCAAGCAACTTTTTGGTCGCAAGCCCGACTACGTCGCCCCTGGCGGCAATGCTTACGGTCAGCGGCAGCGTGCCCAGTGCCTGCGCGATTACAGCTGGTATCTGCGTCTGATCACCTACGGAGTGCTGGCCGGCAGCACCGAAATGATCCAGGAGATTGGCCTGGTGGGTGCTCGCGAGATGTACAACAGCCTCGGTGTTCCAATGCCTGGCATGGTTGAGGCGATGAAGTGCATGAAGGAAGCGTCCCTTTCGTTGTTGTCGGAACAGCAGGTGAAGCTCGCGTCTCCTTATTTCGACTTCTTGATTCAGGGCATGCAGACGTCGACCTAA
- the rlmD gene encoding 23S rRNA (uracil(1939)-C(5))-methyltransferase RlmD, translating to MTKVDSPNSSEPRPGLTIELEAVDLDRDGKGLARWNNWVIVVPDLLPGERAKVQLQQRQRSRWLSRRVDQITFSADRRRPPCILADDCGGCTLQRLDDPAQTRWKAQQIQQTMQRIGGIDVAPAPTLVDAERCLGYRNRALIPLKRGQDGRMKAGYFRPKTHKIVNLNHCPVLDPRLDALVEPLKQDLDAGGWPADHDLLEAQGLRHLGLRLASATGDVLITLISSHAQLRGLEDLAHNWVQRWPAVKGVCLNLQPKANNLVLGRTTHCLAGVPTIEEQFCGIKLSLSSTTFVQVNTPQAERIVQRLTDWLSAQCTGARVVDGYCGVGTIALPLAKAGFDVQGLELNPDSVEQARLNAMHNGLSSRCAFHAGDVADLLAAHLDDCQALVLDPPRRGLDRRVVDSILEQPPAVLAYLSCDPATQARDLKALLAPSGPYELEMLQPVDFFPQTTHLESLALLKRVSS from the coding sequence ATGACCAAAGTCGACAGCCCGAACAGCAGTGAACCGCGGCCGGGGCTCACGATCGAGCTCGAGGCTGTTGACCTGGATCGCGACGGTAAGGGTCTGGCCCGTTGGAACAACTGGGTGATCGTCGTGCCTGATCTCTTGCCGGGGGAGCGCGCCAAGGTTCAGCTGCAGCAACGCCAGAGATCGCGCTGGTTGAGCCGTCGGGTTGATCAGATCACGTTCTCTGCAGATCGTCGCCGTCCTCCCTGCATCCTTGCTGATGACTGCGGTGGCTGCACCCTGCAACGCCTGGATGACCCCGCCCAAACCCGTTGGAAAGCCCAGCAGATTCAACAGACCATGCAGCGCATTGGGGGGATTGACGTTGCCCCTGCGCCCACGCTTGTTGATGCTGAACGCTGCTTGGGTTATCGCAACAGAGCCTTGATTCCGCTGAAGCGGGGCCAAGACGGACGAATGAAGGCCGGCTACTTCCGACCAAAGACCCACAAGATCGTCAACCTGAACCACTGCCCGGTGCTCGATCCACGCCTGGACGCGTTGGTGGAACCTCTCAAGCAAGACCTGGATGCAGGTGGGTGGCCGGCCGATCATGACCTGCTCGAAGCCCAGGGCCTGCGCCACCTCGGGCTACGGCTGGCCAGCGCCACCGGAGACGTGTTGATCACGCTGATCAGCAGCCATGCTCAACTTCGAGGCCTTGAGGACCTCGCTCATAACTGGGTGCAGCGTTGGCCCGCGGTGAAAGGGGTCTGTCTCAACCTGCAGCCCAAGGCCAACAACCTTGTTCTCGGTCGAACCACCCATTGCCTCGCCGGTGTTCCAACCATTGAGGAACAGTTCTGCGGCATCAAGCTCTCGCTGAGCAGCACCACCTTTGTTCAGGTGAACACGCCGCAGGCGGAACGGATCGTTCAGCGGCTCACGGACTGGCTATCGGCTCAGTGCACCGGCGCACGTGTCGTTGACGGCTATTGCGGCGTCGGAACCATTGCCCTTCCCCTGGCCAAGGCCGGTTTTGATGTTCAGGGTCTGGAACTCAATCCCGACTCGGTGGAGCAGGCCCGGCTGAATGCCATGCACAACGGCCTCTCTTCACGTTGTGCATTTCATGCCGGGGATGTGGCAGACCTCCTCGCTGCGCATCTGGACGACTGTCAGGCGCTGGTGTTGGATCCACCTCGCCGAGGCCTTGATCGACGCGTGGTGGACAGCATCCTTGAGCAGCCTCCGGCCGTTCTGGCCTACCTCAGCTGTGACCCCGCCACACAAGCACGCGATCTCAAAGCACTGCTCGCCCCATCAGGTCCCTACGAGCTGGAGATGCTCCAGCCCGTGGACTTCTTCCCCCAGACAACGCACCTTGAATCGTTGGCGCTGCTGAAACGGGTCAGCTCCTGA